One Oryza brachyantha chromosome 3, ObraRS2, whole genome shotgun sequence DNA segment encodes these proteins:
- the LOC102711688 gene encoding subtilisin-like protease SBT1.7, whose amino-acid sequence MYYTSLASSSTVAVTRAAVEVRMVLTMMRLVVAVAVVVVAAVAEEEVEVRATYIVHMAKSAMPAEYGDDHGEWYGASLRSVSGRGKMLYAYDTVLHGFSARLTEREARDMVGMDGVLAVNPEERYDLHTTRTPEFLGIAGNDGLFPQSGTAGDVVVGVLDTGVWPESRSYDDAGIGEVPAGWKGECMAGTGFNSSACNRKLVGARFFNRGYEAAMGPMDTTRESRSPRDDDGHGTHTSSTAAGAAVSDASLFGFASGTARGMAPKARVAVYKVCWLGGCFSSDILAGMDAAVADGCGVLSLSLGGGAADYARDSVAIGAFAAMEQNVLVSCSAGNAGPGTSTLSNVAPWITTVGAGTLDRDFPAYVSLGNGKNYTGVSLYAGKPLPATPLPIVYAANASNSTAGNLCMPGTLTPEKVAGKIVVCDRGVSARVQKGFVVRDAGGAGMVLSNTAANGQELVADAHLLPAAGVGAKEGNAIKAYVASDPNPTATIVVAGTQVDVRPSPVVAAFSSRGPNMLTPEILKPDVIAPGVNILAAWTGKAGPTGLATDTRRVSFNIISGTSMSCPHVSGLAALLRSAHPEWSPAAVRSALMTTAYSTYTGDSGTLLDAATGAPATPFDYGAGHVDPARAVDPGLVYDLGTTDYVDFLCSLNYTSTMIAAVARSKSYGCSENKTYSVYSLNYPSFSVAYSTANGGQAAGSSGATTTVTHRRTLTNVGPAGTYKVSTDAMSGVTVSVQPAELAFSSAGEKKSYTVSFTARSQPSGTAGFGRLVWSDGGKHTVASPIAFTWT is encoded by the coding sequence atgtactacACGTCGTTGGCTTCGTCATCTACGGTTGCGGTTACACGCGCGGCAGTGGAGGTTAGGATGGTGCTGACGATGATGaggctggtggtggcggtggcggtggtggttgtggcggcggtggcggaggaggaggtggaggtgagGGCGACGTACATCGTACACATGGCGAAGTCGGCGATGCCGGCGGAGTACGGCGATGACCACGGGGAGTGGTACGGCGCGTCGCTGCGGTCGGTGTCCGGCCGCGGGAAGATGCTGTACGCGTACGACACCGTGCTGCACGGCTTCTCCGCGCGGCTCACCGAGCGGGAGGCGCGGGACATGGTGGGCATGGACGGCGTGCTCGCCGTCAACCCGGAGGAGAGGTACGACCTGCACACCACGCGGACGCCAGAGTTCCTGGGGATCGCCGGGAACGACGGGCTGTTCCCGCAGTCCGGCACGGCGGgggacgtcgtcgtcggggtGCTTGACACCGGGGTGTGGCCGGAGAGCAGGAGCTACGACGACGCCGGGATCGGCGAGGTGCCGGCCGGGTGGAAGGGGGAGTGCATGGCCGGGACGGGGTTCAACTCCTCCGCCTGCAACCGGAAGCTCGTCGGCGCGCGCTTCTTCAACCGCGGGTACGAGGCGGCGATGGGGCCCATGGACACCACGAGGGAGTCGAGGTCcccgcgcgacgacgacggccacgGCACGCACACCTCGTccacggccgccggcgccgctgtcTCCGACGCCAGCCTGTTCGGGTTCGCGTCCGGCACGGCGCGGGGCATGGCGCCCAAGGCGCGCGTCGCCGTGTACAAGGTGTGCTGGCTCGGAGGATGCTTCAGCTCCGACATCCTCGCCGGGatggacgccgccgtcgcggacGGATGCGGCGTGCTCTCGCTCTcccttggcggcggcgccgccgactaCGCGCGTGACAGCGTCGCGATTGGCGCGTTCGCCGCCATGGAGCAGAACGTCCTGGTGTCCTGCTCCGCCGGCAACGCCGGACCCGGCACCTCCACGCTCTCCAACGTGGCGCCGTGGATCACCAccgtcggcgccggcaccCTCGACCGCGACTTCCCGGCGTACGTCTCGCTTGGCAACGGCAAGAACTACACCGGTGTCTCGCTCTACGCCGGGAAGCCCCTCCCCGCCACCCCACTTCCCATCGTCTACGCTGCCAACGCCTCCAACTCCACGGCCGGCAACCTCTGCATGCCAGGGACCCTCACGCCGGAGAAGGTGGCCGGCAAGATCGTCGTCTGCGACCGCGGCGTCAGCGCGCGAGTCCAGAAGGGCTTCGTCGtgcgcgacgccggcggcgcgggcatGGTGCTCTCCAACACAGCCGCCAACGGCCAGgagctcgtcgccgacgcgcacctcctcccggccgccggcgtgggCGCGAAGGAGGGCAACGCGATAAAGGCGTACGTGGCATCCGACCCCAACCCCACGGCCACCATAGTGGTCGCCGGGACGCAGGTGGACGTgcggccgtcgccggtggTGGCCGCGTTCTCGTCGCGCGGGCCGAACATGCTGACACCGGAGATCCTCAAGCCGGACGTCATCGCGCCGGGGGTGAACATCCTCGCGGCGTGGACCGGCAAGGCCGGGCCGACGGGGCTCGCCACCGACACGCGCCGCGTCTCCTTCAACATCATCTCCGGCACGTCCATGTCGTGCCCGCACGTGAGCGgcctcgccgcgctgctcAGGAGCGCGCACCCGGAGTGgagccccgccgccgtgcggtCGGCGCTCATGACCACCGCCTACTCCACCTACACCGGCGACTCCGGCACCCTCCTCGACGCGGCGACCGGCGCGCCCGCCACGCCGTTCGACTACGGCGCCGGCCACGTCGACCCGGCCCGCGCCGTCGACCCGGGCCTCGTCTACGACCTCGGCACCACCGACTACGTCGACTTCCTCTGCTCTCTCAACTACACGTCCACCAtgatcgccgccgtcgcgcggaGCAAGAGCTACGGCTGCTCGGAGAACAAGACGTACTCCGTGTACAGCCTCAACTACCCGTCCTTCTCGGTGGCCTACTCCACGGCGAACGGCGGCCAGGCGGCGGGCAGCtccggcgcgacgacgacggtgacgcaCAGGCGCACCCTCACCAATGTCGGCCCTGCCGGCACGTACAAGGTGAGCACGGACGCCATGTCCGGCGTGACCGTGTCCGTCCAGCCGGCCGAGCTGGCGTTCTCATCGGCCGGCGAGAAGAAGAGCTACACGGTGAGCTTCACGGCGAGGTCGCAGCCGTCGGGCACCGCCGGATTCGGGCGGCTCGTCTGGTCGGACGGCGGCAAGCACACCGTGGCGAGCCCGATAGCGTTTACGTGGACATGA